acaagttgtttaaatcttaattgtaaattcaaaagcaatttcaattaacgttaatcataattcagttgatcatatcttttaatacgttcatcgaaattattcgatatctaaatgaaaagttattgatttttcgccagctttccaaaaacatgtatatcatataccttttaccagtaatatatgtaattaattcgtgattcattataaactgtttaatgacgaaatttagcatactcgtatgtataaatatatatactcgagcactagacatggatacgcaattaatatataaaagataaaatatgagtgcttacgtatcaatattgagattcaatattgtaggaaagtacgtagacgtaacggagatgataaacactaggtttgattcataaatatacccccgaacattacccataattttcttacctctatcccgcttgaaaaccattttgaaagtgacacgctcaagacctcgtcgtagtattttatgtataatactaattaataatattaataataataagattaataataatattaatcttaataataataataataataataataataataataataataataataataataataataataataataataaatacttacggagtaatattaatagGGTGAGAAAAcagaactgaaatcgtgcaatttatagaaccttttctgaaaaagtaccccatgcgatcgcatgggatttgtgcttcaaggccatgcgatcgcatggccctctgattcagctcacaaacttttaactttttgtttgtcgacataattttatataatatatataatatatttaatttatataattaattatatattatattaaattcacatgcatagttgacttgtaatttttgttccgataagtcgtacgtcatcactcgacttatgtcccagtttcggtttttcaaatgtcctttcgtatgctgagaaaacttgtattttacatttcgtgtcacgtacctttgtcaaaatatagccttaaattatccctaaactataccactcaaagtatatcttaaactttcgagtattttgatcatttacttctataaatcatcgtctcgctatttgttaatatatatataataacatttcgtttttatgaccaagttaatattatattttatcgtattgttaaatatatattttcaatattaataaacacgttttaaaatacatattgcaagttattcatatatctaattccaacagttgatattccttattattgtatgtgtccaaattacgttatttaaacaaacactttaccatttattccaaataccgttaataatgaatgatttcccaaatcaacgtggaccttacaacagaggcccgtaataatatcataatccttaagggactcaataattatcttttaattcaatcgtttggcataatcttttaactctgtatctaaatatatcaatcagataatcaaaccaataagtttaatgcacagtatcatatactcaacactttgttatgttttcaagttatggtatatatatgtatctatttgcataaaattgttcgcgaatcgttgagaacaatcgaaaggtaattgaatagttcaaaaattttgagattcaactttacagactttgcttatcgtgtcggaaacgttaaagattaagtttaaatttggtcagaaattttcgggtcatcacagaatcTGAGCATGATGATATGGAAAATGTGAATCCAGTCAAACCAACAAAACACCCTTTTTCTAACTACATAGTTGATGAGGATGATGTTCCTGATAGTGATGATGAATACGAAGATGAATACGTCGATGTAACACAAACTTATGACCAGCTAATTAAGTATAATCACCAACCAGATGATATATTTTGGAACATGCCACCGTTACTGTCGAACACCCAACCCAAAATGAAACCTAGATCAATGACAATATATGAAACCTCAGATCTAGTTAAATTGAATCAGACTTTCAAAAACAAGGAAGATTTTCTTATGCAATTACGTACAAAGTGTGTTACTGAAGGGTTCCAGATAAAACCAAAGTACTCAGACAAGTCAAGGTATACAGCTACATGCATATCACCAAATTGTTCATGGCAAATTACTGCTAGGTGTATACAAGATAGCAACAACTTTCAAGTACGGAAGTTGAATGATCTACACACGTGCTCaaatacccaaattcttccgaacaATAGGCATGCCACCAAGAAGGTCCTAGGAAATATATTGAAAGAGGTGATGAAACAAGAAGGTCGTGTCTATCGACCGAATGATATAAGGACTGATATGTAGGCGCGATTTAAAATAAGTCTATCATACCACCAAGCATGGAAAGCCAAATGTTACGCAATTGAGATGTTGAGGGGTAGTCTTGAAGATTCCTTTCAAATACTACCTAATTATCTATATAATCTTAGATTGTCTAACCCAGGTAGTGTAACCAACATTCGAACGGACAACAAAGGCAGATTTGTTATGAGTTACATGTCCATTGGTGCAGCGGTATGTTTAATGCTCTCTTCATTTACTTATTAATTTAACTCGCATTCATTAACAATGTTTCAATACTTTTATATGTAGACACGTTCGTTTGTTAACTATGCACGACCAGTTATCATAGTCGATGGGGCTCATTTAAAAAGTCGTTACTTGGGGACTAACTTGATTGTTGTCGCTATGGATGCTAACAATGGAATCCTTCCATTAGCCTACGGTATTGGAGCAGGAGAGACCACCGATCATTGGACATGGTTTTTTGGTAATCTAAGAGACTCTCTACAGTCTTCGGGGTGTTGTATTCATAATCTTACCATTATATCTGACAGGGCACCTGCAATAGCTGCTGGCATATCAATTGTATTTTCAGAAGTATTTCATGCACTATGTGCTAGACATTTATTGGGAAACCTTAAAAGTGTGTCTAAACGAGTTAAAAGTTACGAGTGGCACTACTGGAAAATGTGCAAAGCGTATAGAAAATCTGATTTTGATCACCATTATGGTATACTAGCACGACGTATTCCAGATAGTACACGTACACTCACTACTGTTGGCCTCAACAGATGGTCTAGACATCATGCAGATCGTGTTCGGTATGCTTATCTGACTATTAATAGTGCAGAGTCAATGAACGCACAGTCAGTTCATGCGAGGAAACTCCCGATTACAATGCTGCTTGAATTCTTTAGAGCTTCAGTTCAACAATGGTTTTGGGAACACCGAAACACTGTACATGGTTTAACAACACCTGTCACTTCATATGCAGAGCGTAAGCTGGGTAAAAGAAATCACAAGTCTCTTACTTGGACTGTCAAACCGATATCACAAGTTAAGTTTGAGGTAATGGATATGAAAAAAGGCGGTAAAGTCAATCTACAAGATAAAACTTGCACATGTAAACAATGGCAGTTTTTCGGTATACCTTGTGGACATGTAATGGCAGTAGCAAGGTATTTTGTACTACGTGACGTCACTACACACATTCAGAAGTATTTCCACACTGAAATGTACAAGTCGGCATACAATGAAGATATTAACCCGCTAGATCATATTTCTAAATGGATAGATCTAGGACACCTACAAACCGTCCTACCGCCATTGGTTACAAAACGACAATCGGGTAGACCGAAGAGTACTGCTCGTATACCGTCCCAAGGAGAAGACAAAGACAATTTCAAATCTAAAAGAAAATGCAGTCGTTGCTTGGAATATGGACACACAAGATAAACTTGCACCGCACATTATGACCTATCTGAAGGCACACAAAAGTCCAAGTGTAACTCAAAAACAAAGGCAAAGCCGAAGGGGTTGGTAAAGGGGAAGGGTAAAGGAAAACGTGAAGACTCATGCTCAACACAATTTGGCTCGACTTACAATTTGAGTGATGATTGGCTTCTTCTTTGTGTTTTAAATGTGTTTAACTGCCATAGATGATAGGTATGCGTGTTCGTATGTTTTCTGCCGTTTAACTGTCGTGTATGTGTTGTGTCTGTAACTTGTGTTATTTGTTGTGTAATCAATAAATGTAGtatgagataatatataatatttgttgtTCAAATTAAAGTTTATTTCACTAAATTGGATGGCAGGCTACATTGGAATTCCGAAAAATCTTATCTGATATATCTTATCCAATAGTAGTATGAGTTATGCTTAGTCGACAAACTTATCGGTCACCTACAACGCAAGTATGGTCGAATATGGTTAGTCGACCGAGTTTTGGCTAACAAGTCAGTCGACCTTGAAGTCGACCATCTCATTGAAGTAGTCGACCAACATCAATGAAGAATGTTGGTCGACTACCTTGAAAACTAAAGTGGTCGACCGGGTAAAGGGGTAGTCGACCCAAATGgtggtcgacctaatggtgtaaatagacaatttttttcCCGAAAGTGTATTTTGAAAGAAAagtttttaaaaagtgtatttGGGCGAATTTCCCAGGATTGAATGATCTCGTGATCTTTTGAAAACCACATAGACCCTGTTGCGCGATTAAATACATCGACTAATACACAGACACAATTTGCACGAATCAATTACAACAAATTAGAACCAACGGTTGAATGAAAGACGATTATTATACTAACACGATGGATTCAACTTGAAGTGTACACTGGAATTAGAATGATAAAATAGTTATAGATGCTACATGTTTGACGTCATTAGATCCGACGTTGAAACATATCAATGTAATATTATATCTATACGAGATCTGACGTTAACATATAATCTAACAATATCCTAATAACGGTAAGAAATATTCATCTTCaaaattacttatttatatatgtcTTTCACACACAACTTGTTTTCAAAAGAAATTTTAGCATAATAAATGAATATAAATTATATATGGTTTTTTCATATGGGAGATGATCTTCCACACCACTTTTTAATCCATGTACATTTTTGTCACATAAAACTCACAATTATACCTCTGAATTAATTTATAGAGttgaacttacattattattataactataattaagAGTATAATAGGTAATTAGGTGTATATAAATTAAAAAGTGTTATGTGATGATCACTTCCATTTCCATATCTATCTattaatgattatttttcttaAAAAGTTAATTTCATGTCTATTAAACAAGTTATTGGGCCGGATGTCCTtttgaaagcaatctctttatccgtcgaacatagagagagatgactttctctactcttgtgagtgtttcactcggggtggagaaatgatttttcgttattctaggatagaggaagggttGTCTACGCATCACCTCCCCCATACTTCACGCATGTGGGATTgggcatgttgttgttgttgttgtgtaaacAAGTTATTACAATCTGGACACCTTTGATGGATTACAACAATGATTTGATTAAACTTCGGAAATGAGAGGGCCTTATCGACACAATTATACTAATTGTGGATTAACCTACAAATTCGTAGACGTGAACAAAAAAAATACTAATTCACGGGAATGAAGATTATTGAACCACTTGAGTAATATACtaaactagatttatgagcccTTGCACGGGTATTCATCCGAAAAAATTATATAGTATTTTGAAAATTTATATGAAATGACGATATTATACGGTCATGTCCTAAGTACTGTTGTGGGTTATTTATGTACTAACAAAAGTGGTAAACTTAATCTCACTAATACATGGTCATTTCTAATTTATGAGCCCGTTGGACGGGTTTTAATAATGACTGCGAACTTTATCTCACCAGCGATCTACTGAACTGTTTCATTATGTTCCTTTTCAACCCAAACTCATATTGACCGAAATCCTGACCATCTACAATTAACACAAAAGAAGATGTTAATTACAACAGCTTACATCGCAGCTTTTACAACAGATGTTAATTACAACAGCTTTTGTGTAATTAACACAAAAGATGTTAATTACAACAATGGCCTACCTCAGCAGCTTGCATCGCAGCTTTTCTTTCATCCACTTGTGTTACTCGGCCGACCCAAACAAACACCTCTGACCCACAATCCAAAAGATGGCATTTGCTGTTTTCAAGTAACGATTTCGAAAGTTCGCCATCTACGTGCTTAACCTGACCTTTAGCAATGCTGCAAAAAAGGCAATAAAATGTAAGCATAAGTAATACATGGGCATTTAAGTATCTGATTCAACATAATAGATCCACACACATAAAAAATGGAAATCACAATGATTATAGAATTATACCAATAAAGTTTTGGAGGAGTCTTTTCTACGACTATATGATCATCATTTGCGACCTTTTTGCTAATAGGCGCAAAACCGCCAAATATGACCCAAAATTCACCCGAGTCACCCTCCGCGTGTAGCTTTCGGTCATCTAAAATATATCAAGAAAGTTATGAAAATAATGATCTTACTACCTTACTTGTAAACTATATTCAAAAGTTGACAACATGTCAACTTTTGACTGACAATGACCAACTTTGACCTGACTTTTTTGCGTTGACCGACTAATTAGACGTTTTTGGGAAACATGGGAGGGGCTAGTCACCAAACTGCTGCGACCGCCGTTTGCAACCATGGTATTATGTAAAATTTCATACAGACAAAACTTAAAATCAATCTATATAGCATATTCACataccaacaattgcaacatcacacGTCCCATCATGAAATCATCCTTCAACAATTGAATAACTTCAAGTGCTTTAGCCCGTTCTTGTATATTCGAATTTGCCCCATTAAATTGTAAAATCTTATCCTTTGTATCCAAGATAAAGACATCATCATGATTCAATATAGATCGAGAGAAAGGTACCTGAATAAAAAACACATCTTCATTTTCAATAATAGAGTAGACATACAACATAACAATCAAAATTCAAAATATTGTGATATTAAAACCTGCTTCAATCTGACAGCTCGTTTTCCTTTGCATGTGTACAATCGTATTTGaaattcttcttcttcaatttccttaaattctgttGCAACACCACCCTCGAGTGGTATAATACACGATTTAAAGTATGAAAAAAAATCTATCAGATTCATGACCCTGTGGTTCCCTATATTGCACCGCGCGTATCACCAAGAATCGCATCAAGTTCGACTCTCTTTATTGCTGTTCTAGCTTCATCCTGTATTATGCAATGGAATTAAGATACTATAGAGTTAAACTTCACAAAAAAAAAAGATAAACattaaggtgttgtttgtttttcagtCCGCAGATCTTATTTTTACTATTTGTTTGCAAGCTCGCAGACGTTTTTACTACAAATTGTTTGTTTGAATAATGTCTTATTTTGTCAACTCTACTACATACGTTTTTACTTATGTTTGCAAGCTCgcagatcttattatgtcttattTTGATCCAATTATTATAAATTGTTTTTTTGAAGATAAAAATTTTCATACACCCAAAGTAAAAGCATAGTAATAATAGATCAATAACAAATAGTAAAAATAAGTAGAagctaaataaaaataaaagatatgTACCTTCAGTATCTATACTCATAGAACCTGAAGAGGATGTCTGCAACTGTCGCTGGAAGTACAAATAATTGGATTCACACAACGACAATAAGACCCCGACCCATGTTGGATTTTTGGGAAACCATATATCGTTCAATAATCACAAAAGAATACATATTGCAAACAACAAAATAGTCAATGGTATGAGCAAATTATGAAACAAATATTAACTTTAGCAGgtatctaatttatatatgtttGCTGTTAGTTTCCATAAAACACTAATAGTAACCAATATCTATAATCCATAATGTAATTCAAAACCAAATACCTAATATGTGTTTACTATTTAGCAGTCAGAAAACATAGAAAATATATCGCAATCAAACTGGTAAGTTGTAACATGGTAGTTTATAAAAAACAAAAAAAGTTTTGACTCGATACCCATCCTGCCCGACACGCCCATTTGGCCACCTCAACCTGTCTTGGTAAAAGTTCCAAACTTTAAATATTTCTAGCATTAAATTAATATTGGAAGCTACAAAAGAGAATGTGTACCTAGAGTTATCATAAAGTTTCACTAAAAGAGAGCTTCACTCAGATTTGGCCTTCAAATTGACAGTTGAACCGTATTACTCCACAACTTAAAAAATATAGAACGTAGAATAATAAACACTCTAAAACTAACGATACATATTTTAAGTTTTTTGAAGTAGTTGCAGCAATCGATGAACAATGTTATCAAATTTTTCGATGTAGCAAACGTGGTCCCATTGACCGCCCATGCCCTTCATAATCTATTTCGAGCACTGCATACCCGTAGCTCGCAAGCTTTGTCCCACAACCTACAACCAAAATCATCTTTTATAAATTTAGCAAATCATATATGTGAAAGTAATATATAATAGATCTATTATAAAATTATAACCATGTCATGATACAGTACAGATACTATGAACTATTTAATATTTGACTGCAATGACTTGATTCATAATTTGATCAAATAGAGCAAGTAGATATGACTATTTATGGTACTCTACATAGgtagcattatctttcaaaaacttacaatgttttttttttaatagaACAAGTAGATATGATTATTTATGACTATTTAGAATATGTTAATGTTGTTATAAAGGGATTCAGTATTTGATATAAAACCAAGATGACACTACATTCCATACCATAACCTGCAATAGAAACATTAACATATTCTAAATCAAACATTAATGAAGCTTaaatcacaaatttttttttttatattttttgtgtttgtgtgtgtgtgtaaaagatATTAATCACACCATGGCAGAGGAAGATAAATGCTTAAAAAGATGAAATCATGACTAATCGATCAGAACCTGGACATATATCTGGTAATGCCCTTCGCCAGATGTTCGTTGAGCCGTTCTACTACCTGGAATTCATTGAAAACTTTTATCAAACACTTGGTATGCAACAACCAACAATATAATTTGAGAGTTAGTGGTCTAATACTTTGCAACTACTAAGAAACAACTTTCTATGCAACACATCAATTCCAAAGATACATTGGCCACAAAGACACCGACACTGACAACAACTATATTTCATTTGTTCTTTTCCAGTCACTACACTAATATTCACCAACTGCAATTAATGTAAAACAACTTACACATCCACAAATGCATTTAGAATTGTACACCAGCATCAATAATAGTACCATGAAATTAAAACCACAAAATAGCAGGTTAAAAAAAAATTCTAACAGCAAACAATAAACATATACCTTAAGCACCTTCAAGCAGAGATTTACTAAAACACAGCAAAAAAAGTTAATACGACAAAGCATATGAAAACAAAAACCAATTTAAAGTGAACAAAATGTTCACTACAAAAAACAAATTCAAAATCAAGCAACGATAACCATTAAGTTGTTTTTAAATTTGATGTATATATAAGCAGGGTATCAAAATAGACTAATATTACTACCGTTGATACAACTACAACTGTGATCAACAACATTAGAAGCACACCATCGAAAAGTGGCTTTAGGCATGCTCTCTTCAATTTCTGCTCACGAAACAAAACTAAAAATTGAAGAAAGCTACCAGCAATTTTACTGTACAACAAATAGCTAAGTAATCAAATTCACTTTTAATATAAATTACAACCAATTACACAAAATACTCCTTCAGAATTAAAACAAACTTATTAATCAAATCACATATATCTACTTTTCAATTGACGATGAACCGTAATTAGAACgaaacaaatacaaattcaaacttacccatttaatgCGATAAAGCTTAATAAAAGCCGCTTGAAATAATTCTCGCAACGATTGACTGATTGAGGAATTTTCAATTCTTCATCGAATTGATTCCTGCAACAATCGATTATGAAACAAACTGAAACGTGTATCACGGAATTACACTCGCCATTGAAGAGATAATCGACGGATATAGTGATCGTGGTTATTCTAGGGTTTTTACTTTTGAGGGATAGGAGCGGTTTcaatgatcatgatgatgaacATGAACTTCCTTAAGAGACATTAATCGTTAAAGATTGAATCGGTGATAGAATGAATCGATGAAAAATAATTTTGTGAACCCTAATTTTGAACGACCCCAACCAATTGAAGGGATTATTGAGGGACACGTGTCATTTTTATAGAATTATTGGGATTTAATCAACTTTTAAGGAGAAAAAAGAAAAATGCTGAGGGTTAATGTAGGACTGCCACGTGGACTTAGCTTACCGGATTAGTAATATAGAGGATTATTTAAAATGCAAACTCATGTTATAATTTGATGGCCGGTGAAATAAGTGACattgtcaaagggtatttgatataTTTATCATTTTTTTGCTACATTCATCATAATTATGCATTAATATAATATACGATAGAACATGTTAATACATAATTTACGGTGAAtgttgtaaaaatgatagtaaacATATCACCACTCATTGtcaaataataatgacattaacttTTGTAGGCCTAGATCAAATTTACAAATGAGAAATGCGTAGCAAATTTATTTTTACTATCTAGTTAAGGAATTTCTATGCTTATGAATCCAATTAGGTTTTGAGACTTGTGAATTTTCTCAATTCAGTACTTATGAGTAATTGCTTTTACTCTGTTCTTCAATTGTTTGAATGTTGGTATTTTGATTAATTGAATTATATGTTATTTTTCAATTGTCAAAGTATTATTATGCTAATTAGATGTTTAAGTCCGTAATTGCTTGAATGTTCTAATGATAGTAGTAATTAACAATGT
The window above is part of the Rutidosis leptorrhynchoides isolate AG116_Rl617_1_P2 chromosome 1, CSIRO_AGI_Rlap_v1, whole genome shotgun sequence genome. Proteins encoded here:
- the LOC139872948 gene encoding uncharacterized protein, which gives rise to MDANNGILPLAYGIGAGETTDHWTWFFGNLRDSLQSSGCCIHNLTIISDRAPAIAAGISIVFSEVFHALCARHLLGNLKSVSKRVKSYEWHYWKMCKAYRKSDFDHHYGILARRIPDSTRTLTTVGLNRWSRHHADRVRYAYLTINSAESMNAQSVHARKLPITMLLEFFRASVQQWFWEHRNTVHGLTTPVTSYAERKLGKRNHKSLTWTVKPISQVKFEVMDMKKGGKVNLQDKTCTCKQWQFFGIPCGHVMAVARYFVLRDVTTHIQKYFHTEMYKSAYNEDINPLDHISKWIDLGHLQTVLPPLVTKRQSGRPKSTARIPSQGEDKDNFKSKRKCSRCLEYGHTR
- the LOC139873041 gene encoding villin-2-like, encoding MVNLCLKVLKLVNISVVTGKEQMKYSCCSRTAQRTSGEGHYQIYVQVMDEARTAIKRVELDAILGDTREFKEIEEEEFQIRLYTCKGKRAVRLKQVPFSRSILNHDDVFILDTKDKILQFNGANSNIQERAKALEVIQLLKDDFMMGRVMLQLLVCEYAI